Within the Borrelia miyamotoi genome, the region TAACATATCCAGCTGAAATATTGGAATTTAAATACACGAAAGGAACTAAATTCAGAATAGAAACTACAGATAATCAAAAAATTTATCTAAATGGAATATTTAATTCAAAAAACAAGACTAATATCCAAATATCAAGCGAAGTAAAAGACATAAAAGACAACTTTGCCGATATTAAATCTTACTTCAGAGTGTTAAAAAGAGATGATGAAAGTGATGTTTACTTACTTAAAGAAGAATTTGAAGGAAATTTTAGTATAAACAAACAAGGAGAATACAAAATTAATAGTAATCAAAAAAGACCTTCTGTTAGAGGCATTCCCAGATTTCCAAAAACACCTATAGCAATAAATGAAACTTGGATATATCCAGCAGAAGAATATGTTCAAGCATCTGAACTTTCAAAAGAAATAAAAGATTATGTCATAAAGTTTGATGTAAATTATATATATAAAGGTAAAGAAAAAATAGGTGACAAACATTATGACATAATTAACTCAAATTACAAATCTAAATATAATATAAAAAACACACAATTTTCTTAAAAAGTTAATCAAATAATTTACTTTGACTCAAGGTTAGGGAATATATATAAATATGAAGATATATACGAATTTGAAATAGAAAAAGACAACAATAACATTAAAATGATTGGCAACTCATCTGGAGAAATAATCTCTATTGAATTGCCAAATGACAACTCAATAGAGAATGAAGTAAAAAAATATATCAATGAAAAACAGATAGACTCTATTAACGTAGAAAAAAACGAAAATGGCATCAAATTGAGCTTAGATGTCGAATTTTATTCTAATTCTTTTCAGATTATCAAAAAAGAACACAACAAACTAAAGCACATAGCCAATTTATTAGAAAAATTTAAAGACAATAATATTCTAATAGAAGGACATACTACAGAATTTGGAACAGAACAAGAAATGCAAGAACTATCTGAGAAAAGAGCTCATTCAATTGGAAACTATTTATTAAAAGTGAAATCAAAGAACAAAAACCAAATATTTTTCAAAGGATGGGGTGCTAAAAAACCTAAATATTCAAGCTCATCTCCTTTAGCATCACAAAACCAAAGAGTAGAAATTACAATTCTAAACAATTAAATATTAAATCGACCTTCTGCTCTTTTTTTCTTTTTTGGTTTGACAATCTATACATAAAAACGCATAAGGAATAGCCTCAAGTCGCTCTCTTGCAATACCCTTATCACAAGCCAAACAATTACCATAAGTATTTTGAGAAATTCGATAAAGTGCCTGATTTATTAAACTTAGCTTCTTCTTTTCTACAGAACTTAAAGCTTCAAGATTATTACCATCCATATTGTCAAATGCAATATCAATTATATCCTTTAGATGCATATCATTATTAATGATTTCTCTTTTGCTATTCTCAACAGATCTTATAGAATTTAATATTTCTTTTTTTGATTCTAAAAGAAAATTCCTCATCTTTTCAATAAATTCATGCTCAAAACTACTTTTCTGCATGATATTACCTCCCTATAATAAATTACAATCTTTAAAAAACTCCGTGTAATTATATAAACAATCCTATACAATGTAAACTAGTACATTAATTTTTAACAAAAAATAATTGCAATGATATTCCTAATTGTGTACAATTTATTCTGTTATAAAAATAACAAGGAGGCATTTTGAACACTAAAGAAGAAGCTATTGAAGCTGAAGGTATTGTAAAAGAATCTCTACCAAATACAATGTTTAGGGTAGAACTTAAAAATGGACACTTAGTTCTCGCCCACCTATCTGGAAAAATGAGAAAACACTTCATAAAAATAGTTCCTGGAGATAAGGTAAAGGTTGAGCTATCCCCTTATGATCTTACAAAGGGAAGAATAGTCTATAGAGAAAAATAATCTAGCCCATATAAATGTAACTCAAATTAACGAAAGCATCACTCTACTTTATATTAAATTATCTTTAACGGATGCAATAAAGTTTTTATGAACCCATCCCTGAAGTCCATGACTTGTTTGAATAAGAACAAAGTCATCTTTTTTATTAAGTACATAAACACTTATATTTCCTTTCAAAAACCTCCAGCTTCTTGAAAAATTGTCAGGAACTTTATAAAGAGAAACTAGATCACCTCTAATAATTCCAATTTCAGATTGTTGCGCAACATAAAAGTAATATGTTTGAAATGAAGTAAAACACATCGCAGATATAAGCAAAAATAAAATGATTTTCTTTAAGTTCTTTGCATAAAATTTATAAGAAATAATCACTACCAAAATATTTATCAAAATTAAAGTAATAATAAAGAAAATATTGGAAAAAACAAAACTATTATTCTGAATATTCTCATTAATTCCATTCTTAGCTTCAATAAAATCAATTACTTTGTAAAAGGTATCATTACTTGGCGAAGTAAAAAATGCTTTATAAGCCGAATAAATTGCATCAAAATATCTATCCATCTTACTCAAAATGATAGCTCTATTTAGCCACAATCCTGAGTAACTTGGATTCTTTCTAAGAATACTATCAATTTTATTCAGAGCAATATCATAATTTTTTAAATTATAATCCTCTATTAAATCATTTATGTTATTTTCTGACAAAGAACCATCGTTTATAGCATTAAGACTAACAGCAAAGGTTAATATTAAAATAACTAATCCAAAACCAGATGCAATAAAAAACTTCTTATACTTAATGCAAATAGCTAAAGAGCATAAAATTCCTGGTATTAAAATCAAATAATAAATAGGTACAAAAAATAAAAAAGTTTTATTCTTATGATTTAAAATATCATGATATGAAAGCAAACTA harbors:
- a CDS encoding TraR/DksA family transcriptional regulator — its product is MQKSSFEHEFIEKMRNFLLESKKEILNSIRSVENSKREIINNDMHLKDIIDIAFDNMDGNNLEALSSVEKKKLSLINQALYRISQNTYGNCLACDKGIARERLEAIPYAFLCIDCQTKKEKKSRRSI
- the infA gene encoding translation initiation factor IF-1, translating into MNTKEEAIEAEGIVKESLPNTMFRVELKNGHLVLAHLSGKMRKHFIKIVPGDKVKVELSPYDLTKGRIVYREK